The Dama dama isolate Ldn47 chromosome 29, ASM3311817v1, whole genome shotgun sequence DNA window ACTGGGATGATGTCAGAATGACAAATAGAGAATTTCATCCCTGCTAGATGGTAACAAAGTGACTGCCTTGTCCTCTCTCCACTAGAATAGTGTCAAAGGAGGTCTAGAGGAGGGCTGGAATGTTTAccatgcccactctcaccatgaTGCCAGTGGAGCCCAAAGAGGATTGGAAACTCTCACTCCACCCAGTAGTGATGAAAAGCCTCCCTGCCCTTGAACATCACTTTAAATGCAATAGTATAGACTGAaagtaaaatgatgaaagaaagatATTAAGTGCGAATATTTATCAAAGGAATACAAAAATGGCCATTTTAATACCAGAAAATGTAatgaagtgaaagccactcagtcacgtccaacagTTTGCTACCCCAGGGacccacctgccaggctcctctgtccatggaattctccagacaagaacactggagtgggccgtcatcccttctccagggaactcaggtctcccacattgcaggtgggcaAAGAAAATTACCATAGACAGAAAAGAACATTACAtgatgataaaaggatcaatccACTCTACCCAGAAAAACACAGCTATCACAAGTAAGTATGTATCAAATGTTATTAAGCTGcaaaatatgcaaaacaaaaactgagaaaactgaaagaaaaagggaACAAATTCACAACTATAAATGGAGACCCTCAACACTCCTTTTTCAACAGCTAAAAAGAAAGTCAGCAATTATTTAGAAGAGCTTAACAACACTATCAATCAACAGGATCgtattgacatttatagaacgtAACAAGTCCCAAAAGCAGTAGAAAACAGTAGAAATCACGTGCTCATGAAACATATACCAAGACCGACCATATCTCAAGCCATAGAATGAAACTCAACAAAGTTTAAAACTTGAATTCCTACCAAGTGTGCTCTCTGATCACAATggaatcaaactagaaatcaataataggaaaaaaataacaagaaaatcttcaaacacttgaaaattaaatcataattttaagtagtccacaaatttaaaaaagcattagaagaaatagaaataatcaaatgaatgaaatatcAAACATTTCATATCATGTTTGATAAACATATCAAATTTTGTGGTTCATAGCTAAAGCAGTGCTGAGAAGagaaatttatagcactaaatgcattcattagaaaagaataaaaatctgaaTAAATAATCTAAGCATCCACCTcaagaacagagaaaaagaagagcaaaagaagtctgatgaaaacagaaaaaggaaatgatgaaaataagaaatcaattaaattaaaacaggaacacagtagaaaaaaaatcaatgaagctatgagctagTTCTGTGTAAagttcaataaaattgataaatctttagcAACACTGACAAGGAAAACATAGACATTATATACATCAAATGTCGGAAATTATATGAGATATTATTACAGATGCTGTGGACTTCAAAAGAATAATTACGACATGGCCCAAAGAATTCTACTTATATAATGTGCATAATTCTACTTATTTATACAAAATAGACTAATTCCTCAAAGAACATAAATAACCACAACTCACCTGATATGAATTAGAGAAACTGAATATCCCTATGAGTACTAAGAAAATTCAATTTGTAATTTTAACGCTTTTAGAAAAGAAGTTTCAGGGTCCAGATATTTTCAGTGTAAAATCctacaaaaattaaagaagaattaacaccaattcTCTAATCTCTTtctgaaaacagaagagaagggcATACTTCTCTGTTCATTTTATGAAGTTGGGTTCCCTGATAACAAAACCAGGCAAAGGATGTACCTGCCTTCTCTTGCCCACTACCCcccaagaaataaaggaaagaaaaaaaatcaatagctcTCCTAAATAAAGACATAATAATCTTGAAAATCTTAGTAAATATAAGtaagcaaaacataaaaacattatataccatgaccaagtaTCCTGGATACCAATCTAGTTCAATATGTCGAAATCAATCAGTATAATCTACTATATTAgcaggctaaagaagaaaaattgcagCATCATATTCAGTCCAGAAAAAAAGTTGACAAAGTTTAatactcatttatgataaaaaaaaaaaactctcagaaaagtACAAATAGAGAGGAAATTCTTCAactgatctaaaaaaaaaaagtacagctaTTGTTATCCTTAATAGTGAAGATTAATGAGTACTTTCTTCTAACGATTGGGAACAAGGCAGGAATGTCTACTCTCACCATGCTCATTCAACATAGTGCTGGAAGTTCTAAGTGGCATAAGGCaagaaaacatgaataaaaagaaaaaaaaaaaaaaaacagaaaagaaagaaagaaaactgactcTACTTGCAGATGATGTACTTTCCTACAAAAAAACTAATATTCCATATTGAATCCTTTACTGTCATCTTATTGATTTTATTCCAATAGGTTTCCTGAAACCATGATATGGGAGTGCTAACAAAAGGCATGACACTTCAGAGTTTTCAATTATCTTCACCTGTTTTGTCCCTAGCATATTCAACTTTATTTGGATaggatatttatttattgttataacactctgaaattaaaagaagagatTATTCAGATCCCCTCTACTGTTGTTTAAGAGTTCCAGTGGCAATCCTCAAGATGAGTTCctggttcttaaaaaaaatattggaacatagaagaaaaatgacaaatgaaGCCAAGATAATTTAAATGACACATTCAGAGGTCAACTTCCTAAGAATTGAAAGACCACCCAATGAGAGGTGTATGGAAAGGTTAGACTATATTTgggattttgagcatcttttggAATCCAAGCCTATCTATGATTAGCCAAAAGGCTACCTGACAGTTGATTTTCTCTGAATACCTTTGTAGTGTTGAGAACAATAAATGGTTATAAAATGCAACTTTAAGAAATACTGAAATGGGAATTAAATTTTGCTGCTTCCCATCCTTTCATTCCAAAGAAACTTTCATTCCATAGCTTTGAACTCTGACAATCTAACTTAACTTTCTTTTGACTGAAGTCATAAGGTTGTCTTGAGTTGTATGCGTGAAAGTGAGAATGGTATTCTTCCTTCCAGCCAAACATTTTTCTGGGCCACAGGTATATTGTATAAATAAAACTTCTGCCCAAGTCTGGAAtgtccatttttctcttcttgcacAGTTGCATCCAGACAGTAATTTAGATTCTTGGTGTAATCTGAATATATATAGAAATCATATTTATAAATTCTCAATATAATTTGTATGCCTACTGATTGAGTGTAAGTCCAAGCTGGGGAGCAAAATTATTTAGTATGGCACATCATTTAGCTAaggcaaataagaaaaaaaaaattgtttattttaaattttgttcaaaagaagaggaaattaggACGTGAAATTGTGTACTCTTGGAGTCTTAAAAGTTCTTTTCATTAAAGAGTTATTTTGGATTATATATAAggccatagagtcagacacgactgaagtcagacatttatataaatgtatatatttatattaggtGAGAAAGTGACAGAGCAAGTAAACAAAcaacttaaatgtaaaatgatatcATTAAAGCATTCTGATAAAATCTTGGTGAATGGTGTATGGAAATGTCCTTGtattatatttgtaatttttaggtttaaattttaagtttaaaattattcacaaaattaaaaaaatgatgtttTGGAAATGAAACTTCATGAAACCTCTTCCAAATTAAGATTTATTCAGGGGCAAAGGTGATAATGGGTATCTCCAGTggcatatagatatatataaatagaataatGATTACAATAttaatgcttcagttcagttcagttcagtcgctcagttgtgtccgactctttgtaaccccatgtaccacagcacaccaggcctccatgtccatcaccaactcccagagtctacccaaactcatgtccattgagtcggtgatgccagccaatcatctcattctctgtcgtccccttctccccctaccctcaatctttcccagcatcagggtcttttccaatgagtcagctctttgcatcaggtggccaaagtattggagtttcagcttcaacatcagtccttccaatgaacacccaggactgatttcctttagtatggacaggttggatctccttgcagtccaaaggactctcaagagtcttctccaacaccacagttcgaaagcatcgattcttcagcactcagctttctttgtagtccaactctcacatccataaatgactactggaaaaatcataaccttgactagacggacctttgttgacaaagtaatgtctctgctttttattatgctatctaggttggtcatgactttccttccaaggaggaagcatattttaatttcatggctgtaatcaccatctgcagtgattttggagccccccaaaataaagtcagccactgtttccctatttatttgccatgaagtgatgggaccagatgccatgatcttagttttctgaatgttgagctttaagccaactttttcactttcctctttcactttcatcaagaggctttttagttcctcttcactttctgccataaaggtggtgtcatctgcatatctaaggttattgatatttctcccagcaatcttgattccagcttgtggttcctccagcccagcatttctcatgatgtactctgcatataagttaaataagtagggtgacaatatacagccttgaagtactccttttcttgTTTGGAACCTAACATTTAAAGATAGCTCCATGAAGGTGAAAATTTCCAGGATTTTAAAGGTAGGGACAGTCTTCCATATAAATTACAGAAAACAGTAGAAATACTTAACTGAGTTGAAATGTCATGCTTTATGGGTAATATTCATGTAGCAAAGATACCACATCACTGGCATTTTATCCTTCCAGTACACTCAAGAACAGCAATATATGAATCAGTTTGACATAACATCaagtctttttctcttcttgcaaTGACTATCTCATAAGCATGTAAATAGAACTATATTTGGAGGGATTAAAATGGACATCCCAACAAGTAAAAATGGACTTATAAACAGCATACTATATAACTGACATGCATTTAAAGAAACCAGGTAACTGTAACATTACATTCTAAACATGAGAAAATTCATTTTCCAAGTCAATTTAgggaaattaaaagtgaaaataaagattaattctgttggatttttctattttaacatcCAAATAAGGAAAGCATATTTAAGAGTTAGGCTTCTTTAGTAGATTCGggttttttaagagaaaatcattttttaagtaaatggatttttctctaaaattttttaagtaagtgaattttatttaaaaatttttaatgtaaatgaataaaatttaataatgttTCTCCAACTCAAACCTAGCCCACTGATTTCATTTTTGGATCctagagagaaaagaaggaaatgttttctatttattttagtttgtttaCTTTTTACCACAATTCCATGCtctattcagaaaattaagaccaTTAAACTATCAGAAGTTCCAAATATTCTAGAATTAATTGAATTGCCTGAATTAAATAAACCCTTTCCACAGAACAGTTACTCCACTATGTGAAGTTTAGACTCTAAATTGAACAGATAAAAATGCAAACTGAAATCTGTAACTAccaattattttaataatgtttcaGTCTCTCACATATCAATTTAACATTGGGGATATTGGTTTAATCTTGAacaattttcttctgtttttagaaTTTATCTCCCCAGCAATTAAATCTATTCCTTTTCATCTTTACCAGAAGCCATTTCCATGTTAAGcaagttaaattattttcatttcagacTTTAACATGCAGTTTTGTACCTAGCTTAAAAAAATCCCAACCTAAAACAAATTGGACCACCACCCTAGCCCTGATTTATGTTTAAAGCTTTAAACAAAAAGTTTGCATCTGTTACCCTCAAAGTCTGTAATTAGTAGTTGAACCACACAAAGAATCAACATGATGTCATGTCTAGACAACATGTAAATTAATATGAAAGCAATTGATTTACAAACTCTATACTAATACAAATTAATCTGAATTAAGTTTAATCCTCAGTTATTAACTGATTAAGTGTCGCTGTTGGTAGCTACAGGATGGTGATTTCCATCTGTGAATTTTAAGGACACAGTCATTGATTCTGTATGGAGAAATAGTGAAAGCATAGACCATACACAATGATGTTCCATCACCGCTCCTTGCAAAGAGAAGTAAAACTGAAATacacaatttaaaaacatataggAAGCTTTTCTCAAGTGTCATAATTAACTTTTGGCAAAGGGGATGTTTCAGGCGTGTTGACTCTGGCTGTGACTGGCACACCATCCCTCTTAGAAAGTGCATTCATCTGTTCTGAGGGAGAATTCACTCTTGCTTTGAGCAAACATGAAATCAAAATTGccaatatattctttctttttaagcagAATTATTACAATTTACTGTGGACAAGAAAACACGTCATTATTAAGTACTGACCTCTGTGAAAGACCCTTGGATTTTGGGGTGACAATACTCCCAAGTCTTCAGGGCAAATCAACAGGTGAGTACTCTGAACACAGAGTAGGTTATTATTCAAAAATCTCACACATAGTGTGGGTGCTAGAAATGTCTATCTGTCTCAtttactaaaatatatatttacttgtttttaaatgttaCGTGTCCTCaagttttttttctaaaacattgttttgttttgctttgcatttttttGAGAACTATTTGCTTAAGTAAAGTtaacttttattcattttagaGCACTAAAATCTCAATCTCGATTATCAttagaatataataaaaatgttagcTTTGCTTTCATTAGCTAGTTCCCATAATTGCGTAATATTTCTTCAGATAACTAGAAATCAAGAACCATCGtattaaattatgaaaaacattttatgttttttaatttggTGGTCATGTTGGTTGTTTGTCAGAAAACTCTATAGCTCACGTTGGAACAAAATTCAGAAGTGTTTTGTGACTATAATATACATAAGTTTGATAATTAAAAAGCAACTATGTTATATCAAAACGAGGGTGATTGTATTTATATAGACTCTTTTATAGACATCCTACTCATTGTCATAATAACTGAGGCTGTCATGACCATGGTCTGCACCTCACATGAAGCCCTAAACAATTCTGACAGGCTGCAGCTCATTAAGGGACAGTCATTTTGTTGAAATGTCTATCAGCTTGCAGGGATGCACTAAGATGAATAGGCCCAAAACAATAGGCCCATTTGTTAGAGCAGTAGCTTCTCTAATACATGATGAGACAATCAAGCCAAGCTGCCTTCGGCACAAAGACATAATTAATCAAATGGACAAATGGTTCAAAAATTGCTCTAGTATATTCTGTAGTGGACAGAGGTTTCCATGGAAACATTGGCGTTTGCATCACAGTTAATGACCATTCTGTACAATGAAGTCTCCCCCTTCGCACACACTTCTTCACTCCCTCTCCACTACGCCTGCTCTCCCCACTCCtccagccattaaaaaatacaacctggagaaaaacaaacaaaatgagaaggAGGAAGCAGAAAAGAGAATCCCCAGTGTCTTATTTCCCTAACAGAAAATCTAATAGTTCTATATCACTATTTATGAAATTAATGGTAAATTTTTATCATGTTTTCAATACTTAAAAAATACCTATGTAGAAAACCAACCTTAAATTGTGACTTTGCATGCTATTAAATAATTACAGTGGCTTCACTGAAGTACTTACAGATACAAATTAGGTTACTGTCATGatttaaatgtatttgaaaaaaattgaattgCAACCTGtctaaaatgttaaatgaaaattTAGTAAGGCTTTGTGAAAAGGGAGACTTTAAATTTATTGTCAGTCTCTGGAAAAGGATACACAAATAATTCTTCAGTATGACTGCTTTTACCTTGAGTTCTAAAGCATCACTGCTTAATATTTAATCAGTTAAAGGCTCTCCCTACTTTGCCGTTGTTTGTTGcatttgactcttttgcaatcccatggactgcagtcctccagggtcctctgttcatagatttcccaggcaagaataccagagtgggttgccatttccttcttcagggaatcttcccgacctagggattgaacttgtgtctcctggattaaaggaagattctttactgctgagccactggggcctTAATGAAACAAATTCCCTAGGTAACTGCATCTGTTCTTTGAAGGTAGTTTCTTGTTACTATATGATGGTTTTGAGTTTGAATCATTGCTCTCCACCCTCCTTCCAAAATGCAGCTTATCTGAGTGTTCCTTCCAACCACAAGAAGGACAGTTGTTCAGAGGTGTCCTGACAAATGAAATATGCTGCATTCTGGTAGTTTAAGAACCACAGAGTTGGCAAAGGCCTATTTGGCAGCCTTCTGTAGTACTTGAAACAAGAGtttgattctttggaaaagataTCGCAAAGTAGCTTAATGAAATAGTTAtctgttttttccccttctaattgCATTTTTCTCTTGTCACTTTCTTGAAAAATCTTTTGTCTTTGTATGGGTAGCTGGATTGCTTTGCAGTGTCCCTTGAGGATtgtattcttattattttttaaatctttatttttaaaaggcggTGTCAGTGGAGTCTTTTGCAGGCAGGAAGCATGAGGAGGAGAGAATCTGAGTCTTTGGAGTGAGGGTAGGCTGGAGGATTCCCAACCCTGAGTAGAGAGAGAGGACTGCTGCaagagtgctcagttgctcagtcatgttgactctttgcgaccccatggactgtagcctgccaggcttctctgtccatggaattttccatgcaattttccagtgGGGTGGCATTTccgcctccagaggatcttcctggcccagggatcaaacctgtggcttctgcatcactgggcagattcattaccactgagccatctgggaagcctaacAGGCCTGctagtgttgaaaaaattaagggCTCAGATCACTACGCTGGGTGCGGGGGAGTTTTATGTGTCAACTCCACTGAACTAAGCATCATCTAGATAGCTATTAGAACATGATTTGTGAGTGCGTCTGTTGGGGGTGTTTCTGggagagattagcatttgaattgatAGACTGTAAAGAAGCTCACCCTTACCAATGCAAGTGGACATCATCCAATTTGTTGAGTgtctgaacaaaacaaaaaggcagaggaaggtcaAGGCTGTCCTCTTTGCTTAAGCTGGGAAatccatcttctcctgcctttcagACATTGGCACTCCCGGTTCTCAGCCCTTAGAATTGGACTGAATTACTATCACTGGCTTTCCTGGTTTCCCAGCTTGCATATTGAACTTttcatttcactcttttcttgcttgcatttattttttaaaaacaagaagtctgCTGTAATTCTATCCTTGTCCCTCTGTATAGAAAGCGTTTTCCAATTCCTGAATTTCctcaatattttctctttatctttggttttctgCAGTTTGACTATAATTTGCCTGTGTGTAGTGTTTTGAGCCTTTATCCAATGGCTGTTCTCTAAATTTCCTTCAACTATTATTTCTGCAAATATTCCATCTGTTCCAAtctcttcttctcttctttctgataCTCCAATTATATGCATGCTGCAGCTTTTGATATTGCTCCACAATTCTTAGATATTCTGTTCTATTCTAAACTGTTCTGTTATATCctgtacttttttctttattttcctctttgcaCTTCAATTTGAgaagtttctatttatttatgttcaatctcactgctttttttttttaatcagtcagTCTAATGATGTGCCCATCAAATGCAGTCTTCATTtcaaatactgcatttttatttttatttcttcttatttccctttaatttttttttaagtttccttatCTCAGCTGGTATTCCATCTGATATTGTGTGTCATCTACTTTTCCTTGAAAGCTATTATCATATTATAGTCATTGTTTAAAATTTCCTGTGAGATAATAGCAacatcatttttatatttgtgtctggttctgatgctttctttctttctttcttttttttaatttgtttcaattGTTTGTTAATGGACCAGGTTACAAAAATAATCCTGGTAGATACCTTAGTTCATCCTTCTAATAAGCCTGTTGATCTGGTCTTCCCTGTTGCCGGCATCTCCACCTTCTACAAAATGGGTggtctttttcttcattccacCTTATGGAGAAGACAATTTAAAGGGCCACAGGAAgttgtttgcttctttgaaaCGTTTTCCAACTGTATAGATCTCATGAATCAGATCCTCCATGCAGATGATTCCGTATTTCCCAAGAGATCGCGGAATCAATGAGTTGTCTGTCAGGGCAATTCGCTTTTTGTTGATTTTGCCATAACCACGCTTGTAGATCAGTTCATTCACAGACTTCAGATTTGGGTACCCCCATGCAATGCATGGCTCCACAATTCTCAGCATGTTAACTGATGCCTTGTTGAGCTTCACAGAGGTGCCACTGAAGACCTGCCGGAGGCGAAGGAGCTGCAATACCTTTCGAACCTTTGGGCTCACACCGTTGATACCTCTGATCCTGATGACAAATGCCAATTTGGGTTCCGCGGGTACATAGAAGTTGCCGGCTTTTCGTTCCATCCTAGCCATTCGAATTTCAGTTCTGTACATCTGCCTGTATTCCTTGTGGTAATGCTTAGCTTTTTCATAAATAAGCTTCCTCCTTGCCATTCGAAGCATCTTTTGGGCAAACTTCTTTCTCAGGCGCTTGATCTTAAGCTCTGCGAAATTCTTTCGCTTTTTCTTAAGGGTTTCTGGCACAGCAggaatcttctttttcttctcttctgcagCCTCCATGGTTCCAGCCGGGAAAGAGGTGCTTTGTTTCTTTAGACGGTATTTTTTCTTGCCTTCTGGCATGCCTTGTTGAGATCAGACATACAATACAGGGTAATAGCTACTGAGATAAACAGGACATCTGTATGAGATTCATGGTAATCTGGCTAAGAGTTGGGACACATTTAATGTTTGTTTTAGTTATAGGCACCAGAGGCTTTGGCTTGCTCTAGTGATCTTgttttcccttccctcttaccTTTCAGTTTCCTCACGTGCTCTTCTTAGAGAGAATCCGTGCCTTgaagtttttaacttttaatcCATTGTTATTATTTCTGGAGGTTTGTTAGTGTTGTGACAGGtaatgaaggaaaagaagatgtTCTTTCACCTTCAGATTAAGTCTCAGTCTTTCAATGGGCCTGTGTCTCAGAGGTTTGCCCTATGAAGTATTTCTGCTCCTCTCCAGGAATAGGGCTTTTGTGTCTCCTGGCCCCCAATCCCCTCTCCAATCCCAGTGTTTCC harbors:
- the LOC133048789 gene encoding large ribosomal subunit protein uL30-like — its product is MEAAEEKKKKIPAVPETLKKKRKNFAELKIKRLRKKFAQKMLRMARRKLIYEKAKHYHKEYRQMYRTEIRMARMERKAGNFYVPAEPKLAFVIRIRGINGVSPKVRKVLQLLRLRQVFSGTSVKLNKASVNMLRIVEPCIAWGYPNLKSVNELIYKRGYGKINKKRIALTDNSLIPRSLGKYGIICMEDLIHEIYTVGKRFKEANNFLWPFKLSSP